In Enterobacteriaceae bacterium Kacie_13, the following proteins share a genomic window:
- a CDS encoding MFS transporter yields the protein MSGKLSVKEKVSYGLGDMASHIGLDNVIIFLTFYYTDVVGLPAVFVGTMFLVARVADAIVDPAMGLIADRTQTRFGKFRPYILWLALPFGISCLLVYAVPESLSLTGKMVYASVTYCVMMLMYTAINIPYCSMGAIITPDNTQRISLQSYRFFLATLGGAMSTFLMMPLAEMMGGGNKLDGYFGAMAIMASIAVVMFLLCFLNTKERISAPPTHENFLSDLRDLVRNDQWRVVAALIFFNISFGVVRLGAMMYYVTYYLGHASYFMWLLAAHIVGKSLGSMLVKPLTRNRSKLSVFSLCALLTGALSIAIFFLPAWISLLVGMTLMVSTFYQVTTTLMWVMMSDVVDYGEYKQGKRMDGTVFSTLLAILKMGMAVSGAVVGWTLGLSGYVAHATQQNPAAMLSIIALFSLVPGVLSMFSALSMRWYKLNDATMKEINQSKITPERVPEPQAILHTQESA from the coding sequence ATGAGTGGAAAATTATCCGTCAAAGAAAAAGTGAGTTACGGTTTGGGCGATATGGCGAGCCATATTGGCCTGGATAACGTCATTATATTTTTAACCTTTTATTACACCGACGTTGTGGGATTACCGGCGGTATTCGTCGGGACAATGTTTTTGGTTGCGCGCGTCGCGGATGCCATTGTGGATCCGGCGATGGGTCTTATCGCCGATCGTACACAAACGCGTTTCGGTAAGTTCCGGCCCTATATTCTCTGGCTGGCGCTGCCCTTTGGGATCAGTTGCTTACTGGTTTACGCCGTACCCGAATCCCTCTCGCTGACCGGGAAAATGGTCTACGCCAGCGTGACCTATTGCGTGATGATGCTGATGTATACCGCCATCAATATTCCTTATTGCTCGATGGGCGCCATTATTACGCCGGATAATACCCAGCGCATTTCCCTGCAATCCTACCGCTTTTTCCTTGCTACGCTGGGCGGCGCAATGTCCACATTTTTAATGATGCCTTTGGCAGAAATGATGGGTGGAGGAAATAAGCTGGACGGCTATTTTGGCGCAATGGCAATAATGGCCTCAATCGCTGTAGTGATGTTTTTATTGTGTTTCCTCAATACAAAAGAACGTATTAGCGCGCCGCCCACGCATGAGAATTTCCTCTCGGATCTGCGGGATTTAGTGCGTAACGACCAGTGGCGCGTTGTCGCGGCGCTGATTTTCTTTAACATTTCTTTTGGCGTCGTTCGCCTCGGCGCGATGATGTATTACGTCACTTATTACCTCGGGCACGCCAGCTACTTTATGTGGTTGCTGGCGGCGCATATTGTCGGCAAAAGTCTCGGCAGCATGCTGGTCAAACCGCTGACCAGAAACCGCAGCAAACTCTCCGTATTCAGTCTGTGCGCACTGCTAACCGGTGCACTAAGCATTGCCATTTTCTTCCTTCCCGCCTGGATTTCACTGCTGGTCGGCATGACGCTGATGGTTTCCACCTTCTATCAGGTCACGACCACATTAATGTGGGTGATGATGTCCGACGTGGTCGATTACGGTGAATACAAACAGGGCAAACGCATGGACGGCACCGTGTTCTCCACGCTGCTTGCAATCCTCAAAATGGGAATGGCAGTCAGCGGTGCGGTGGTCGGCTGGACGCTTGGCCTGAGCGGCTATGTTGCGCATGCAACCCAGCAAAACCCGGCGGCGATGTTGTCAATTATCGCGCTGTTCTCGCTGGTGCCGGGGGTACTGTCGATGTTCAGTGCACTCTCGATGCGCTGGTACAAACTCAATGATGCCACCATGAAAGAGATTAACCAATCCAAAATCACCCCCGAGCGCGTGCCTGAACCTCAGGCCATCTTGCATACACAGGAGTCCGCATGA
- the msrB gene encoding peptide-methionine (R)-S-oxide reductase MsrB: MINRRNFLLGSGAVSAAAAMGLFPAIFARKADAQAIAEHFEVTLTDAQWHQRLSDAQYYILREAGTERPYSSPLNKEHRDGKFACAGCSLPLFSSATKFDSRTGWPSFWKSLPNAAVTRRDTTLGMVRDEVHCRRCGGHLGHVFDDGPQPTGLRYCMNGLAMTFTPNT, encoded by the coding sequence ATGATTAACAGACGCAATTTCCTGCTCGGCAGCGGTGCCGTTTCCGCCGCCGCGGCTATGGGACTTTTTCCGGCTATTTTCGCCCGCAAGGCGGACGCGCAGGCAATCGCCGAGCACTTTGAAGTGACACTCACCGATGCTCAGTGGCATCAGCGCCTCAGTGATGCGCAATATTACATCTTGCGCGAAGCCGGAACCGAACGTCCTTATTCCAGTCCGTTAAACAAAGAACACCGTGACGGTAAATTCGCCTGTGCCGGTTGCAGCCTGCCGTTGTTTTCCTCTGCGACCAAATTCGACAGCCGCACAGGCTGGCCGAGCTTCTGGAAATCATTACCGAACGCCGCCGTGACGCGCCGGGACACGACACTCGGGATGGTTCGTGATGAAGTGCATTGCCGCCGCTGCGGCGGGCATCTCGGCCACGTTTTTGACGACGGCCCACAGCCGACCGGCCTGCGTTACTGCATGAACGGGCTGGCAATGACGTTTACTCCCAACACGTAA
- a CDS encoding family 31 glucosidase, with protein MSELIAEKNRILWHFDQQTLVIEPWGANSLRVRATCRPALNDTLWALLPQSEQPQTDISHGTETLTIRNGNISATVNIKGQLAFYNQHGELILEEYWRQRSTVGIGATEKSQDKYISALKMDAREFKAIPGGKHQLTVRFESRPDEKIYGMGQYQQSCLDLKGCTLELAQRNSQASVPFMLSSLGYGLLWNNPAIGEATFGKNITRWEAQVTGQMDYWITAGDTPAAIMHQYGRTTGTAPLMPEYATGFWQCKLRYRTQQEVLEVAREYKRRALPISVIVIDFFHWPNQGTWCFDPVDWPDPKAMVAELKSLGIETMVSVWPTVDSRTDNYKEMKSKGYLVNTDRGVSVNLDFLGNCTFFDATHPEARKFVWEKVKQNYYDLGIRTFWLDEAEPEYRAYDFDNYRYHLGPVLEVGNVYPQKFAQGFYDGLQQAGETEIVNLVRCAWAGSQRYGVLAWSGDIHSSFHALRNQIAAGLNMGLAGIPWWTTDIGGFQGGNVNDPAFQELLIRWFQWGVFCPVMRLHGYREPQIPPSEAWRDGIAQCNSGAPNEVWSYGEENYELMKSGLFLREKLRPYISRVMQEAHEKGDPAMRTMFYQYPDQAESWQVEDQYMLGADILVAPVLYAGQRERVVWLPAGEVWVALNGERYPGGSKITVATPLEGIPVFVREGAQVQGEIVLD; from the coding sequence ATGAGCGAATTAATCGCCGAAAAAAACCGTATCCTTTGGCATTTCGATCAGCAAACGCTGGTGATTGAACCCTGGGGAGCCAACAGCCTTCGCGTGCGCGCCACCTGTCGCCCGGCGCTGAATGACACTCTTTGGGCGTTGTTGCCGCAGAGCGAACAGCCGCAGACCGACATCAGCCACGGCACGGAAACGCTGACTATCCGCAACGGCAATATTTCCGCGACGGTGAATATTAAAGGGCAGCTGGCCTTTTACAATCAGCACGGTGAGCTGATTCTTGAAGAGTATTGGCGACAGCGTTCGACCGTCGGAATTGGGGCGACGGAAAAGAGTCAGGACAAATACATCAGCGCGCTAAAAATGGATGCCCGCGAATTTAAGGCCATACCCGGCGGAAAGCATCAACTGACAGTGCGATTCGAATCGCGTCCAGACGAGAAAATCTACGGGATGGGGCAGTATCAGCAAAGCTGTCTGGATTTGAAAGGCTGCACGCTGGAACTGGCGCAGCGTAACTCGCAGGCAAGCGTGCCGTTTATGCTTTCGAGCCTTGGTTATGGCCTGCTGTGGAACAATCCGGCGATTGGCGAAGCAACGTTCGGCAAGAATATTACCCGCTGGGAAGCGCAGGTGACTGGACAGATGGATTACTGGATAACCGCCGGTGATACGCCTGCCGCGATCATGCATCAGTATGGCCGCACGACCGGTACCGCGCCGCTGATGCCGGAGTACGCCACCGGTTTCTGGCAGTGTAAGTTGCGTTACCGTACGCAGCAGGAAGTGCTGGAAGTCGCGCGTGAATATAAACGCCGCGCATTGCCGATTTCGGTGATAGTGATCGACTTCTTCCACTGGCCGAATCAGGGAACCTGGTGTTTTGATCCGGTGGACTGGCCGGATCCCAAAGCAATGGTCGCGGAGCTGAAATCCCTCGGTATCGAAACCATGGTCTCTGTCTGGCCAACGGTAGACAGCCGCACCGACAACTACAAAGAGATGAAATCCAAAGGCTATCTGGTGAATACGGATCGCGGCGTTTCGGTGAATCTGGATTTCCTCGGCAACTGTACGTTCTTCGATGCCACGCATCCTGAAGCCCGTAAGTTTGTCTGGGAAAAGGTTAAGCAAAATTATTACGATCTGGGCATTCGCACCTTCTGGCTGGATGAAGCCGAACCCGAATACCGCGCTTATGATTTTGACAATTATCGCTACCACCTCGGGCCGGTGCTGGAAGTGGGCAACGTCTACCCGCAGAAGTTTGCGCAGGGATTTTACGACGGGCTGCAACAGGCGGGCGAGACGGAAATCGTTAATCTGGTGCGTTGCGCGTGGGCGGGCAGCCAGCGGTATGGCGTACTGGCGTGGTCGGGTGATATTCATTCTTCCTTCCACGCGCTGCGTAACCAAATCGCCGCCGGTCTGAACATGGGTCTGGCCGGAATTCCTTGGTGGACGACCGACATCGGCGGCTTCCAGGGCGGCAACGTCAACGATCCGGCATTTCAGGAGCTGCTGATCCGCTGGTTCCAGTGGGGGGTTTTCTGTCCGGTCATGCGTCTGCACGGTTACCGCGAGCCGCAGATCCCGCCGTCAGAAGCGTGGCGCGACGGCATCGCCCAGTGCAACAGTGGCGCACCGAATGAAGTCTGGAGCTATGGCGAAGAAAATTATGAGCTGATGAAAAGTGGCCTTTTCCTGCGGGAAAAACTGCGTCCCTATATCAGTCGCGTAATGCAGGAAGCCCATGAGAAGGGTGATCCGGCCATGCGCACGATGTTCTATCAATATCCGGATCAGGCCGAAAGCTGGCAGGTGGAAGACCAGTACATGCTGGGCGCGGATATCCTGGTTGCGCCGGTGCTGTACGCGGGGCAACGGGAGCGCGTGGTGTGGCTTCCCGCCGGAGAAGTGTGGGTCGCGCTCAACGGTGAGCGTTATCCAGGGGGATCGAAGATAACCGTGGCCACTCCGCTGGAAGGTATTCCGGTATTTGTGAGGGAGGGCGCGCAGGTGCAGGGGGAGATTGTTCTGGACTAG